The following proteins are encoded in a genomic region of Sorangiineae bacterium MSr12523:
- a CDS encoding MFS transporter — MDNRETLRRAIAASAMGNATEWYDYGIYAFVAGTMGRVFFPSDDPVVSLLSAYGVFAASFVVRPFGGMVFGPLGDRIGRQKILALTIIVMSACTFLIGLLPGYGTLGPAAPMLLIVLRLVQGFSTGGEYGGAATFMAEYSPDEKRGFCGSFLEFGTLSGYVFGAGVVAVTHLFLGDLAMESWGWRIPFLLAGPLGGVGLYLRSKLEDTPVFRELSESHDSNAPESSTFSELFQHWRPMLVCMGMVVMLNGVDYTLLTYMPEYLRGPLHLSSSSALLVTIAAYVGMLAAVTFAGRLSDRVGRKPLWFASGGAILLLSIPAFLLMGRGWAFAVVGFVALGLLFSLQLGTVSATFPALFPTRVRYSGFAISYNIATSLFGGTAPLIISYLIDKTGNDLMPAFYMMATCAIGLVAVAFSPETLGLSLRGTGDVGQAGQVGVTKREAA; from the coding sequence ATGGACAATCGCGAAACCTTGCGGCGCGCCATTGCCGCCTCGGCGATGGGAAATGCCACGGAATGGTACGATTACGGCATTTACGCCTTCGTCGCAGGGACGATGGGGCGCGTATTCTTTCCCTCGGACGATCCTGTCGTATCCCTACTTTCCGCGTACGGCGTCTTTGCTGCGTCGTTCGTGGTCAGGCCGTTCGGCGGCATGGTCTTCGGCCCCCTCGGCGATCGGATCGGGCGGCAGAAGATCCTTGCCCTCACCATCATCGTCATGTCGGCGTGCACGTTTCTCATCGGCCTGCTCCCTGGCTATGGCACGCTCGGACCGGCCGCACCGATGCTTCTCATCGTGCTGCGCCTCGTGCAAGGCTTCTCCACCGGTGGCGAATACGGCGGGGCGGCCACGTTCATGGCGGAGTACTCGCCCGACGAGAAGCGGGGCTTCTGCGGCAGCTTTCTCGAATTCGGCACCCTCTCGGGCTACGTCTTCGGCGCCGGCGTGGTGGCCGTCACCCATCTTTTCCTGGGCGATTTGGCCATGGAGTCGTGGGGCTGGCGCATTCCCTTCTTGCTCGCGGGGCCGCTGGGCGGGGTCGGGCTCTATTTGCGCTCCAAGCTGGAGGACACGCCGGTGTTCCGCGAGCTCTCGGAGTCGCATGACTCGAACGCGCCAGAGAGCTCGACGTTCTCGGAGCTCTTTCAGCATTGGCGGCCGATGCTCGTTTGCATGGGCATGGTCGTGATGCTGAACGGCGTCGACTACACCTTGCTCACCTACATGCCCGAGTACCTGCGCGGTCCGCTGCATCTGTCCTCGAGCAGTGCGCTGCTCGTGACCATTGCGGCCTACGTCGGGATGCTCGCGGCCGTTACCTTCGCGGGAAGGCTTTCCGATCGCGTGGGGCGCAAACCGCTATGGTTCGCATCCGGCGGCGCCATTTTGCTCCTGTCGATTCCGGCGTTTTTGCTCATGGGCCGGGGCTGGGCCTTTGCCGTGGTGGGCTTCGTGGCCTTGGGGCTTCTGTTCTCCCTCCAGCTCGGCACCGTGTCGGCGACGTTTCCCGCGCTCTTTCCCACGAGGGTGCGCTACTCGGGGTTTGCCATCAGCTACAACATCGCGACGTCGCTCTTCGGTGGAACCGCACCTTTGATCATCTCGTACCTGATCGACAAAACGGGTAACGACCTGATGCCCGCATTCTATATGATGGCCACGTGCGCAATCGGACTCGTGGCCGTCGCATTCTCACCGGAAACACTCGGCCTGTCGCTCCGCGGGACGGGAGATGTCGGGCAGGCCGGGCAGGTCGGCGTCACGAAACGGGAGGCAGCTTAG
- a CDS encoding SAM-dependent methyltransferase, with the protein MLSASTRAAQELMLHLHGQYFFAIGAAAKFGYADHLASGAKTADELARLTDTHGPTVYRLLRALGDIGIFEEREGHFANTPQSELLRADHPTSLRPAALFLCHESIVTTWANLDYSVKTGKPAFDHVYGTGFWHHMKEHPDVGPLFNATMASYTSSQIEAVLDAYDFSGIQRLCDVGGGQGRMLAAILAKYPKMRGILFDQPHVIGGAAPTLERAGVSARCEQIGGSFFESVPAEADAHLLKAIIHDWNDEDCLRILEAVNRASKPGQKLLVIDAVVQTNRAPGNTLDLNKMVDLVMLLFTSGGRERTERDFAALLGASNFELVRVLPTQSPISIIEARAK; encoded by the coding sequence ATGCTATCTGCCTCGACTCGAGCCGCGCAGGAGCTCATGCTCCATCTTCACGGCCAGTACTTCTTTGCGATCGGTGCGGCCGCCAAATTCGGTTACGCGGACCATCTTGCGTCGGGCGCCAAAACGGCCGACGAGCTGGCACGGCTGACCGACACGCACGGGCCGACCGTGTACCGGCTTTTGCGTGCGCTGGGCGATATTGGCATTTTCGAAGAGAGGGAGGGGCACTTCGCCAATACCCCGCAATCGGAGTTGCTCCGCGCCGATCATCCGACCTCGCTGCGACCGGCCGCGCTCTTTCTATGCCACGAGAGCATCGTCACCACCTGGGCCAACCTCGATTACAGCGTGAAGACCGGCAAACCCGCCTTCGACCATGTCTACGGTACGGGATTCTGGCATCACATGAAGGAGCACCCCGACGTGGGACCGCTCTTCAATGCCACGATGGCTTCGTACACGTCGTCCCAAATCGAAGCGGTGCTCGATGCTTACGATTTCTCCGGCATTCAGCGGCTCTGCGACGTGGGCGGCGGTCAAGGGCGCATGCTTGCGGCCATCTTGGCCAAATATCCCAAGATGCGCGGAATCCTCTTCGACCAGCCGCACGTGATTGGCGGCGCCGCTCCAACCCTCGAGCGCGCGGGTGTCTCGGCGCGGTGCGAGCAGATTGGCGGCAGCTTCTTCGAATCCGTGCCCGCGGAGGCAGACGCCCATCTTCTAAAGGCCATCATCCACGATTGGAACGACGAGGACTGCCTGCGCATCCTCGAGGCGGTGAATCGTGCTTCCAAGCCTGGGCAGAAGCTCCTCGTCATCGACGCGGTCGTGCAGACGAATCGGGCGCCGGGGAATACCCTCGACCTCAACAAGATGGTCGATTTGGTGATGCTTCTCTTTACATCCGGTGGCCGTGAACGCACCGAGCGCGACTTTGCCGCGCTCTTGGGCGCTTCGAACTTCGAATTGGTGCGCGTGCTGCCGACTCAGTCGCCAATCAGCATCATCGAAGCACGCGCGAAATAG
- a CDS encoding amidase, whose translation MHTDPVFLSARLLLDAYRSGALSPVEVVRAVLDRIESTNPRVNAFCLIANDQALEAARASEARWREGKPCGALDGVPVSIKDILLTRGWPTMRGSFAVDPGQPWDEDAPSVARLREAGAVFVGKTTTPELGWKGVTDSPLTGITRNPWDSSRTAGGSSGGSAAAVALGMAPLSVGTDGGGSVRIPAGFCGIFGLKPTYGRVPLYPSSPFGTLSHVGPMTRTVEDAALMMDVLSRPDSRDPTALEPLHGSFVEGLALDVSRLRIALSPRLGYVKNVHPEIEAAILRAGEVFARLGAAVEQVDPGFGDPVEAFHTLWFAGAAKAVASLDPQRIDRLDPGLAAICEEGRRVSAMQYLDAMAVRTALGQRMGRFHETYDVLLTPTLPIPAFEAGREAPEGSPSPRWTGWTPFTYPFNMTQQPAASIPCGRTTEGLPMGLQIVGARYADTKVLAVSRAYEHATMGA comes from the coding sequence ATGCACACCGATCCGGTATTTCTATCCGCGCGATTGCTCTTGGATGCGTACCGCAGCGGTGCGCTTTCTCCAGTGGAGGTGGTGCGCGCCGTGCTCGATCGCATCGAGAGCACGAATCCGCGGGTGAATGCCTTTTGCCTGATTGCGAACGACCAGGCCCTCGAGGCCGCACGGGCTTCCGAGGCGCGCTGGCGCGAGGGCAAGCCGTGCGGCGCATTGGACGGGGTGCCGGTGTCCATCAAGGACATTCTGCTCACGCGGGGCTGGCCCACGATGCGCGGTTCGTTCGCCGTCGATCCCGGGCAACCGTGGGACGAAGATGCACCGAGCGTTGCGCGCTTGCGCGAGGCCGGCGCTGTCTTCGTGGGGAAAACGACCACGCCGGAATTGGGCTGGAAAGGCGTGACCGATTCGCCGCTCACCGGCATCACGCGCAATCCATGGGATTCATCGCGAACGGCGGGCGGTTCGAGCGGTGGGAGCGCCGCGGCCGTGGCGTTGGGCATGGCGCCACTCTCCGTGGGGACCGACGGCGGTGGATCGGTGCGCATTCCCGCGGGGTTCTGCGGCATCTTCGGCCTCAAGCCGACTTACGGGCGCGTCCCGCTGTATCCGTCGAGCCCATTCGGCACGTTGTCGCACGTGGGGCCGATGACCCGCACGGTGGAGGACGCGGCGCTCATGATGGACGTCCTTTCGCGCCCCGACAGCCGCGATCCTACGGCACTGGAGCCGCTGCATGGCTCCTTCGTGGAGGGACTCGCGCTGGACGTCTCGCGTCTGCGCATCGCCTTGAGCCCGCGCCTTGGGTACGTGAAGAACGTGCACCCCGAGATCGAGGCGGCGATTTTGCGCGCGGGCGAAGTCTTCGCGCGGCTCGGTGCCGCGGTCGAGCAAGTCGATCCGGGCTTCGGCGATCCCGTGGAGGCTTTTCACACCTTATGGTTCGCGGGTGCGGCAAAGGCCGTTGCCTCGCTGGATCCGCAGCGCATCGACCGGCTCGATCCCGGGCTTGCGGCCATCTGCGAGGAAGGCCGTCGCGTGAGCGCGATGCAGTACCTCGATGCCATGGCCGTGCGCACGGCCCTGGGGCAGCGCATGGGGCGCTTTCACGAGACGTACGACGTGCTGCTCACGCCGACGTTGCCCATTCCCGCCTTCGAGGCCGGCCGCGAGGCCCCCGAGGGATCGCCCTCGCCGCGCTGGACCGGATGGACGCCGTTCACGTACCCCTTCAACATGACGCAGCAACCGGCCGCGAGCATTCCCTGCGGCCGCACCACCGAGGGCCTGCCCATGGGCCTTCAAATCGTCGGGGCGCGCTACGCCGATACCAAGGTCTTGGCGGTGAGCCGCGCCTACGAACACGCTACCATGGGGGCATGA
- a CDS encoding DJ-1/PfpI family protein: MAIQKRSARRTVAFILVDHALALNLNGPAEVFSVADHLLGKDGGYDMVFLSEAGGPIRTSCGIVVSTERLDAVNIAGLDTLIVVGGPTAESLPRDAALVRWVRRASKKARRTCTVCKGAFLLGAAGLLDGRRVVTHWCEVERLQALYPKARVELDPIYLRDGGIWTSAGMSAGIDLALALVEDDYGRRISLGVAKEMVIFLHRSGGQAQFSSALAAQTRLGAGSSHSKMAELPAWIMNHLDADLSVEGLAKSVGMSPRTFARNFTRWHGGTPAKLVQDLRVEAACRHLETGDSEVKRIADTCGFGDEERMRRAFIRRLGIPPAAYRDRFGSRSSAQYG; this comes from the coding sequence ATGGCCATCCAAAAGCGTTCCGCCCGTCGCACGGTAGCCTTCATCCTCGTCGATCACGCCCTCGCGCTGAACCTCAATGGGCCCGCCGAGGTGTTCAGCGTCGCCGATCATCTGCTCGGAAAAGACGGCGGCTACGACATGGTCTTTCTCTCGGAAGCCGGCGGTCCTATCCGCACGAGCTGCGGTATCGTCGTTTCGACGGAGCGGCTCGACGCGGTGAATATCGCGGGGCTCGACACGCTCATCGTCGTGGGTGGCCCCACGGCGGAATCGCTCCCCCGCGATGCGGCCCTCGTGCGTTGGGTACGCCGCGCCTCGAAAAAGGCGCGGCGCACGTGCACCGTATGCAAGGGCGCCTTTCTCCTGGGTGCGGCGGGGCTGCTCGATGGCCGGCGCGTCGTGACGCATTGGTGCGAAGTCGAAAGGCTGCAAGCCCTGTATCCCAAAGCGCGGGTGGAGCTCGATCCGATTTATCTGCGCGACGGCGGCATCTGGACCTCGGCCGGAATGTCCGCGGGAATCGATCTCGCATTGGCGCTGGTGGAAGACGATTACGGGCGGCGAATCAGCCTGGGTGTGGCGAAAGAAATGGTCATCTTTCTCCACCGCTCCGGCGGCCAAGCGCAATTCAGCAGCGCCCTCGCCGCCCAGACGCGTTTGGGCGCGGGCTCGTCCCACTCCAAAATGGCCGAGCTCCCAGCTTGGATCATGAATCACCTCGACGCAGACCTCAGCGTCGAAGGCCTCGCCAAATCCGTCGGAATGAGCCCGCGAACCTTCGCACGCAACTTCACCCGCTGGCACGGCGGCACCCCCGCCAAATTGGTTCAAGATCTCCGCGTCGAAGCCGCATGCCGCCACCTCGAAACCGGCGACAGCGAGGTCAAACGAATCGCCGACACCTGCGGATTCGGCGACGAAGAGCGCATGCGCCGCGCCTTCATCCGCCGCCTCGGCATCCCGCCCGCCGCCTACCGCGACCGCTTTGGATCGCGTTCTAGCGCGCAGTACGGGTGA
- a CDS encoding cysteine hydrolase, whose amino-acid sequence MHEASGLSIPRSLEDVCNPREMALLVYDMQVGIVRQVKNSKEIVAGVGHVLEAARQVNMRIFYTRHLSLPRELMGSFQYRMAMTWQRVEKPELVKPWFLRDSPAFPIVPELSPRPSEAIFDKLAMSAFEGTPLTMALRDCGIRAVAIVGVALEVGIEPTARHACDLGLIPVIVRDACGFGHEDAAQRSVASLTFGGDSIFTDIATFRQKLGLAN is encoded by the coding sequence ATGCACGAAGCCTCCGGACTTAGCATCCCGCGCTCACTCGAAGACGTGTGCAACCCGCGGGAGATGGCCCTCCTCGTTTATGACATGCAGGTCGGAATCGTCCGCCAAGTGAAGAATAGTAAAGAAATCGTCGCCGGGGTGGGCCACGTTCTCGAGGCCGCCCGCCAGGTGAACATGCGCATTTTTTACACGCGCCACCTTTCGTTGCCGCGGGAACTCATGGGTTCATTCCAGTATCGAATGGCCATGACGTGGCAGCGCGTGGAGAAACCGGAGCTGGTAAAGCCTTGGTTTTTGCGCGATTCACCGGCTTTTCCCATCGTGCCCGAGCTTTCGCCGCGCCCCAGCGAGGCCATTTTCGACAAGCTCGCCATGTCTGCCTTCGAGGGAACACCGCTCACCATGGCACTACGCGATTGCGGAATTCGAGCCGTGGCCATCGTGGGGGTTGCACTCGAGGTGGGTATCGAGCCCACGGCGCGCCACGCGTGCGATTTAGGGTTGATTCCGGTCATCGTTCGCGATGCCTGCGGATTCGGCCATGAAGACGCGGCACAACGCTCCGTCGCCAGCCTGACGTTCGGCGGCGATTCCATCTTTACCGACATCGCCACCTTCCGCCAGAAACTCGGTTTGGCCAATTAG
- a CDS encoding TetR/AcrR family transcriptional regulator: protein MPPTKAKRKAKPVRRQPKQRRSRETVDAVLDAVAKVLKRDGAGGLTTNHIARAAGVSIGSIYQYFPNKAALYTALFNRHIEESSRLVESTLVEHAASPLDEVVRALVEAMIEVHAIDPALHELLSTGAPHGAEVARDFEKRLHGALRLAISSRPKELGVSGDLERKLFVLTQMIEALSHGVVLRRPPRMSLAAAKEEAVRAVLVYLHA from the coding sequence ATGCCCCCGACGAAAGCGAAGCGAAAAGCGAAACCGGTTCGACGCCAGCCCAAGCAACGCCGCTCCCGGGAGACGGTCGATGCCGTGCTCGACGCCGTGGCCAAGGTGCTCAAGCGCGATGGTGCGGGCGGGCTCACCACGAACCACATTGCCCGGGCGGCCGGCGTGAGCATCGGATCCATCTATCAATACTTCCCCAACAAGGCGGCGCTCTACACGGCCTTGTTCAATCGTCACATCGAAGAATCGAGCCGCCTGGTGGAGAGCACGCTCGTCGAACACGCGGCCTCCCCGCTCGACGAGGTGGTGCGCGCGTTGGTCGAGGCGATGATCGAAGTGCACGCCATCGATCCGGCGCTGCACGAGCTTCTTTCGACGGGCGCACCCCACGGCGCCGAGGTGGCGCGTGATTTCGAAAAGCGCCTTCACGGCGCACTTCGACTGGCCATCTCCTCACGCCCGAAAGAGCTCGGCGTCTCGGGGGATCTCGAACGAAAGCTGTTCGTTCTCACCCAGATGATCGAGGCGCTTTCCCATGGCGTCGTTCTACGGCGCCCGCCCCGCATGTCCCTCGCCGCCGCCAAAGAAGAAGCGGTGCGCGCCGTATTGGTTTACCTGCACGCGTGA
- a CDS encoding alpha/beta hydrolase, which translates to MHRRQFMQMTISALAAGLVTQCKSSPSRASMPVSMDAAAFRAERRYVETRFGKIAYVERGAGKAALFLHGFPLNGYQWRGALERLSVRRRCLAPDFMALGHSQVAEGQSVAPDAQVAMLIAFLDRLAIPAVDVVASDMGGIVAQLLVARHPDRVRTLLLTNCDVEREGAPASVRSLLADESIARTARGLAGQAYSKPEELREETIDTYLVPLRRMPIKSYRTAFEVNALAGIEAALRRCTVPARIVWGMADRIFSPASAGYLDDILPESQGVTEIEGAKLFFPEEYPDLLADEARLLWGKG; encoded by the coding sequence ATGCATCGCCGACAATTCATGCAAATGACGATCAGTGCGCTCGCCGCGGGCCTTGTGACACAATGCAAATCGAGCCCATCGCGTGCGAGCATGCCGGTGTCGATGGACGCCGCGGCCTTTCGCGCGGAGCGTCGGTACGTGGAGACGCGATTTGGGAAAATTGCCTATGTCGAGCGCGGGGCAGGGAAGGCTGCGCTCTTTTTGCATGGGTTTCCGCTCAATGGATACCAATGGCGGGGCGCGCTGGAGCGCTTGTCGGTGCGGCGGCGATGCCTTGCACCGGACTTCATGGCGCTCGGGCATTCTCAGGTCGCGGAAGGCCAGAGTGTGGCACCCGACGCACAAGTGGCCATGCTGATAGCCTTTCTGGATCGATTGGCCATTCCAGCGGTGGACGTGGTGGCCAGCGACATGGGCGGCATCGTGGCGCAGCTTTTGGTGGCACGCCATCCGGACCGGGTGCGCACGCTCTTGCTGACGAACTGCGACGTGGAACGCGAGGGCGCCCCAGCGTCGGTTCGTTCACTCCTCGCGGACGAATCCATCGCCCGCACCGCACGGGGGCTTGCCGGGCAGGCCTACTCGAAGCCCGAGGAGCTCCGCGAGGAAACGATCGACACGTACCTGGTCCCGCTGCGAAGAATGCCCATTAAGTCGTATCGGACGGCCTTCGAAGTCAACGCACTGGCGGGCATCGAGGCGGCACTCCGTCGCTGCACGGTGCCGGCGCGCATCGTATGGGGCATGGCCGACCGCATCTTTTCACCAGCGAGCGCTGGATACTTGGACGATATTCTGCCGGAGTCGCAAGGCGTGACCGAGATCGAAGGGGCGAAACTCTTTTTCCCCGAGGAGTATCCCGATCTCCTCGCCGACGAAGCGCGTTTGCTCTGGGGCAAAGGTTAG
- a CDS encoding DUF4331 domain-containing protein, with amino-acid sequence MHDFRWGAACAIAAVSVLSGPAQASDHLDAPSVTADPAADIADLFAWMSPDGRRVNLVMTLVAHRFSDRLQYVFHVDSGARFGKTTASTSIACRFDAAGTAECWAGDEDYLHGDASQPAGLEGRNQRFRVFAGLRDDPFFNNVKGARAAMNAAGNAKAKVDAAGCPMLDEATSRAVLDAWRHTDGGPARNFLQGWKVAALVVSVDRDVVARGGKLLAVWGGTYGS; translated from the coding sequence ATGCACGATTTTCGATGGGGCGCGGCATGCGCAATCGCCGCGGTATCGGTCCTTTCAGGCCCTGCGCAGGCGTCGGACCATTTGGACGCTCCGTCGGTCACGGCGGATCCGGCGGCCGACATAGCCGATCTCTTTGCATGGATGTCACCGGACGGGCGGCGCGTGAACCTGGTGATGACCTTGGTCGCGCATCGATTTTCGGATCGGTTGCAATACGTGTTTCACGTCGATAGCGGGGCGCGCTTCGGCAAGACCACGGCGAGCACCTCGATCGCGTGCCGGTTCGATGCCGCGGGCACGGCGGAATGCTGGGCGGGCGACGAGGATTACCTTCACGGCGATGCGAGCCAGCCTGCGGGGCTCGAAGGGCGAAATCAGCGATTCCGTGTTTTCGCAGGGTTGCGAGACGATCCCTTTTTCAACAATGTAAAGGGTGCCAGGGCGGCGATGAACGCGGCGGGCAACGCGAAGGCAAAGGTGGATGCGGCGGGTTGCCCGATGTTGGACGAGGCGACCTCGCGGGCGGTGCTGGATGCATGGCGGCACACGGACGGTGGACCGGCGCGGAACTTTCTCCAGGGGTGGAAGGTGGCGGCGCTCGTGGTCTCCGTCGATCGCGACGTGGTGGCACGTGGCGGGAAGCTTCTCGCGGTCTGGGGCGGGACCTACGGGTCGTGA
- a CDS encoding LysR family transcriptional regulator, translating to MNLIVALRALLQERNVTRAAKKVGLGQSSMSHALARLRAHFDDPLLVQAGRTMVLTERAKALMGPVEAAIAHFERVFLSRESFDPRTSERTFRIVSTDNLELYLLPRLMAVLAREAPKVDLRFHHLPSNWVEALQRGDCDLKLGRKYAIDPSLHRQDLVEERFVCVLRKGHPLAARKRLTLAEYAGLSHVVVSPSAALGDSVTGLVDELLRKQGAKRRIALSVPNFLVAPFVVAANDLALTVSARLIDSFDRALRLRVVELPLRLATYTLNQVWAERVHQDEGHRWLRQTVARTLAAA from the coding sequence ATGAATCTCATCGTTGCCCTTCGCGCGTTGCTTCAGGAACGCAACGTCACGCGGGCGGCGAAGAAGGTCGGGCTCGGTCAATCGTCGATGAGCCACGCACTGGCACGCCTTCGCGCCCATTTCGATGATCCCCTTTTGGTGCAAGCCGGCCGCACGATGGTTCTCACGGAGCGTGCCAAAGCGCTCATGGGGCCCGTGGAGGCAGCCATTGCACACTTCGAGCGCGTCTTTTTGAGCCGTGAATCCTTCGACCCACGCACCTCGGAGCGGACCTTTCGCATTGTCTCCACCGACAACCTGGAGCTTTATCTTCTGCCGAGGCTCATGGCCGTGCTTGCGCGGGAGGCCCCCAAGGTGGATTTACGATTTCACCACCTTCCATCGAACTGGGTGGAGGCCCTTCAGCGTGGCGATTGCGATCTCAAGTTGGGTCGCAAGTATGCGATCGATCCTTCGCTGCATCGTCAGGATTTGGTCGAGGAACGGTTCGTGTGCGTACTTCGAAAAGGGCATCCTCTTGCCGCGCGAAAGCGGTTGACCTTGGCGGAGTATGCCGGGCTTTCGCACGTGGTCGTATCGCCCTCGGCCGCGCTGGGCGATTCGGTGACGGGCTTGGTGGACGAGCTGCTGCGCAAGCAGGGGGCCAAGCGGCGAATTGCATTGAGCGTGCCCAATTTCCTCGTTGCACCGTTCGTCGTGGCCGCGAACGATTTGGCGCTGACCGTGTCCGCGAGGTTGATCGATTCGTTCGATCGCGCGCTCCGGCTGCGTGTCGTGGAGCTTCCCCTGCGACTGGCGACGTACACGTTGAATCAAGTTTGGGCCGAGCGCGTGCACCAGGACGAGGGCCATCGGTGGCTTCGTCAGACCGTTGCGCGCACGCTGGCCGCAGCCTGA
- a CDS encoding GntR family transcriptional regulator, protein MSQRAQPAGSVLVPHVIESTPSIVASKLREAIVLGELAPGSQLVEMQLAAQLGVSRGPLREAMQRLVQEGLLRSERNRGLFVVELDDDDVRDLYVVRKAIDQAAASLILSKDVAAAVKRLKPILTEMNDAAKRGDRMALSTADMQFHEAFVEASGSPRLIRMARTFLTETRLCITTLGQTYGSLTRVATEHAAILRALKDGNEAKLMAAIQAHMDDALDRLVGSR, encoded by the coding sequence ATGAGCCAGCGCGCGCAACCGGCGGGCAGCGTGCTCGTGCCCCACGTGATCGAATCGACCCCGAGCATCGTGGCCTCGAAGCTGCGCGAGGCCATCGTGCTCGGCGAGCTCGCACCCGGCTCGCAGCTCGTGGAAATGCAGCTCGCGGCCCAACTCGGGGTGAGCCGCGGGCCACTGCGCGAGGCGATGCAGCGCCTCGTGCAGGAGGGGCTTTTGCGCAGCGAGCGAAACCGCGGCCTCTTCGTGGTGGAGCTCGACGACGATGACGTGCGCGATCTTTACGTGGTGCGAAAGGCCATCGATCAAGCGGCGGCGTCGCTCATTCTGTCGAAGGACGTCGCCGCGGCGGTGAAGCGCCTCAAGCCGATCCTCACGGAAATGAACGACGCGGCGAAACGCGGCGATCGCATGGCCCTCAGCACCGCGGACATGCAGTTTCACGAGGCGTTCGTCGAGGCCTCGGGCAGTCCGCGCCTGATTCGCATGGCGCGGACGTTCCTCACCGAGACGCGGCTGTGCATTACCACACTGGGGCAGACCTATGGCTCGCTCACGCGGGTCGCCACGGAGCATGCGGCGATATTGCGGGCCCTCAAAGACGGGAACGAGGCCAAGCTGATGGCGGCGATCCAAGCGCACATGGATGATGCGCTGGATCGCCTCGTTGGCTCGCGCTGA
- a CDS encoding OmpA family protein, which produces MHSHLRFALPLFALPLLLLAGCGGEQAPRPVAMVPKAAPPPPPPAVPYKGPGVAVSGDIMAACNIVINKVDRAPKFAFDEHDLQPEDRAVLDQIAKCVTTGPLKGRSLKLIGRADSRGEVEYNFALGERRADTVAGYLSQLGVEKAKLVETSRGKLDASGTEESSWAQDRRVDIALL; this is translated from the coding sequence ATGCATTCACATTTGCGTTTCGCTCTGCCGTTGTTCGCCCTGCCGCTTTTGCTTCTTGCTGGATGCGGCGGCGAACAGGCCCCCCGCCCCGTGGCCATGGTGCCCAAAGCTGCCCCTCCGCCCCCGCCGCCGGCGGTCCCGTACAAAGGACCAGGTGTTGCGGTGTCGGGCGACATCATGGCCGCCTGCAATATCGTGATCAACAAGGTCGATCGGGCGCCGAAATTCGCATTCGACGAGCACGATCTTCAGCCGGAAGACCGAGCCGTGCTCGACCAAATCGCCAAATGCGTCACAACCGGTCCGCTCAAAGGGCGCTCGCTCAAGCTCATTGGGCGCGCCGATTCGCGCGGCGAGGTCGAATACAATTTTGCACTGGGCGAACGCCGCGCCGACACCGTCGCAGGCTACCTTTCGCAGCTGGGTGTCGAGAAAGCCAAGTTGGTCGAAACGTCGCGCGGCAAATTGGATGCGTCGGGAACGGAAGAATCAAGCTGGGCCCAAGACCGCCGCGTCGATATCGCACTTCTGTAA
- a CDS encoding DUF3830 family protein → MPRFMKITLEKRGVSCVARLLDEDAPRSCDAVWKALPLAGDAYHAKYARNEVYTMVPRFADHEPGIENPTVTPIPGDVVYFSFAAGMLDRRFKQEKGIEHLPSLIDLAIFYGRNNLLLNGDVGWVVGNVYASIVENLDAMATACNDVWRSGSVGERLIYTRHEV, encoded by the coding sequence ATGCCCCGATTCATGAAGATCACGCTGGAGAAGCGCGGCGTGTCCTGCGTGGCGCGCTTGCTCGACGAGGATGCTCCGCGCTCCTGCGATGCCGTATGGAAAGCCTTGCCCCTGGCAGGAGACGCCTATCATGCGAAATACGCGCGCAATGAAGTGTACACGATGGTGCCGCGTTTTGCGGATCACGAGCCTGGCATCGAGAATCCGACGGTCACCCCCATACCGGGCGACGTCGTCTATTTCTCCTTTGCTGCGGGCATGCTCGATCGGCGGTTCAAGCAGGAAAAAGGTATCGAACATTTGCCCAGCCTCATCGATCTGGCCATTTTCTATGGTCGCAATAATTTACTATTGAACGGCGACGTCGGCTGGGTCGTTGGCAACGTCTATGCGTCCATCGTCGAAAATCTCGATGCCATGGCCACGGCCTGCAACGACGTTTGGCGCTCGGGAAGCGTGGGCGAGCGACTCATTTACACCCGGCACGAAGTCTGA
- a CDS encoding ACT domain-containing protein gives MPPADVEWLVMVRAPDGLTVVSPAEDAEPQAWLALYSGDTAHDLDATGMLSALLVPLKDAGISVFVGSTFQADLVLIPETRRDDAVEALRRAGHHVTTTP, from the coding sequence ATGCCGCCGGCCGACGTCGAGTGGCTGGTGATGGTGCGGGCGCCGGATGGGCTCACGGTGGTGAGCCCGGCGGAGGACGCCGAGCCACAGGCGTGGTTGGCCCTCTACAGTGGTGACACCGCGCACGATCTGGATGCGACGGGTATGCTCAGCGCATTGCTCGTCCCCTTGAAGGATGCGGGTATCTCGGTTTTCGTCGGGTCCACGTTTCAGGCGGACCTGGTGCTCATCCCCGAAACGCGGCGCGACGACGCCGTGGAAGCCCTCCGCCGGGCCGGGCACCACGTCACGACAACGCCCTAG